From the Serratia nematodiphila DZ0503SBS1 genome, one window contains:
- a CDS encoding non-ribosomal peptide synthetase — translation MEEIPVSPYSKVFIDEYDRHPEGCNYNVLVLQRIEGALDPIRLQAALNALVQDHVLLNSHIHEQNGELYWRRNDAIHPLQHYTDRTLLTQVIRQPFDIYRGPLYRWALFAEGAGRYTLALVGHHLVIDGASSDEFFSLVSHYYGQQRLSTRLEAAEIAAINRQLQREVEQLAADGALAHWRAEAANLGAIDVPFEKSGAVRNDEAAELRFQVPKAQWKALKQGAGIRRMNDFLALLVLWGILMARSGNQETVYISYPVSIKKGQRFALGGHVNTSVMPLSLRDGEGFAAVYQRALAFITAAAPHSRQRFNQLPTQQVVQALGIRAMPISFAQTNLRDAALALADCATSPLFEANHDMASASLSLEYEDRADSDALQFRLRFRQDMFDEEDMRGCAEHFMRLMQAAMRAPDAPLRHLAFYPAADMPPDDDAAPALPRETLSARFEAIALRYPDKIALEFEGLHVSYRELNGMANSLAREIALRYQALTGGAPQADTLIALYSEKSLEMVVALLAVLKTGAAYVPLSCNYPQARIRHILEETRAPVLIAGESLQSAAEALAAMMTHAVSVLTLGDLNRLPHERQNLPAVTGADRLGAVIYTSGSTGIPKGVMLEQHAMCGLATASGIAVTPDDALLFLSSPAFDAATFEVWGALLNGAKLVVVRDTEDIAGDVPQLEALLRRQQVSILWATRSLFDHLYLSHPDLFAGLRCLLVGGEALTATLMQRLVRQANRPQQVINGYGPTECTTFTTMYAIAADETRSSIPIGRAIPGRELHVLDRWLQPLPPGLAGELYIGGDALARGYLNQPQQTQERFITLNGRRLYKSGDRVRELRDGNLEYLGRNDCQVKIRGFRIELSEIENTINALEGVEKCVVVDVVHRDSKRLAAYVLMARGEPLDPADLRARLERILPDYMVPSSYVALDEIPLTVNGKLDRTALPAPQFAQSERYAAPQNALEALICALWAEILGVERVGVDDDFFRLGGDSIQSIVFTSELSKSGYHSNSRAVFETRNARALAKRILQQREAIAPLNEQGELQGEFELLPIQRWYNEQPPQHRAFFNQTFLVRVPPMSAERVADLVNGLASRHDMLRARFSADDAGALVAQRYLSVADGGPSWGYYDLALCRQSRAELLHQWQSGFDPVEGPLCRFVYIFDSSAPGYALMFCAFHHLIIDVVSWRIIVRDMRRLHQGESLSAKGTSYRQWGETLRHYAASRHDQCAYWLAMIAGQPDYATLSEGAQSPAFCRFECDAALTTLLMDSCHQAYRTSIRDVLLAALAPVLQAWHGRADSYLTLEHHGRDINDDKIQLDDTVGWFTALLPLRITAHQSPKHTLRAIKDALRKMPDHGIGYSALKYGSASDDEAIACLRRHRLPAISFNYLGVFNEQTDDALWALIDQTADLENGALPASDNVLDLVLYVHGDRLSIVMSGLLPQATLARIGSHYRESLSALVAHCCHEASQGVRLASPGDFPHANVSLAELDRWQQRHRIAAVFEATVTQRELMYFNRLNREYQIDQAVYEVAGPLQPEVLNQAWSLALQRFEMLRAGFGDQTRRGRPNVFICETLQAPIAIEDWTDAPPSLLEERMEALLARERETSFELDAPPLIRWRLIKLNADEHYLVQTFNHILFDGWSLGVLFEHWFNDYLTLLEGGAPALEINRFEPFAAYVRAHGDDPEAQAFWANYLRGAPVNQRLPLSAAPDAAPQGRRMRQYGAEFSAEQVASLTAFCRRQGITVNQLTQLAWMLALAEALACDDIAIGTTMSERPADIEQVQTLFGLCVASPVLRLQAIRRRPIYALLADIAASQTLRQKYAFSELNRYDEQWVPTSPFGSLFVFENMPQPQKDPRLPFTFQVTDIVSGSNHQTVLCLFPEAERLAISLFYDSHEIAQETIVAVGRRFQAIALAIAHLPPDSEIRAEDGIIQAEEA, via the coding sequence ATGGAAGAGATTCCTGTATCACCCTATTCAAAAGTTTTTATCGATGAATATGACCGCCATCCAGAGGGCTGTAATTACAACGTATTGGTGCTGCAGCGTATTGAGGGCGCGCTGGATCCCATCAGATTACAAGCTGCGCTGAATGCGCTGGTGCAAGATCATGTCCTGCTGAACAGCCATATTCATGAACAGAATGGCGAGCTGTATTGGCGTCGCAATGACGCAATCCATCCTTTGCAGCATTACACGGACCGCACGCTGCTGACCCAAGTGATTCGCCAGCCCTTCGACATTTACCGCGGGCCGCTTTATCGTTGGGCGCTTTTCGCCGAGGGGGCGGGGCGCTATACCCTGGCGCTGGTGGGCCATCATCTGGTGATCGACGGCGCGTCTTCCGACGAGTTTTTCTCATTGGTGAGCCATTACTATGGTCAACAGCGGCTGTCGACACGCCTCGAGGCGGCCGAGATTGCCGCCATCAACCGGCAGCTGCAGCGCGAGGTTGAACAACTGGCCGCCGACGGAGCGCTGGCGCACTGGCGGGCCGAAGCGGCAAATTTGGGCGCGATAGACGTGCCCTTTGAGAAAAGCGGCGCCGTGCGAAACGATGAGGCGGCCGAGCTGCGTTTCCAGGTGCCCAAAGCGCAATGGAAAGCGCTGAAGCAGGGCGCGGGAATACGGCGAATGAATGACTTTCTGGCGTTGCTGGTGCTGTGGGGCATCTTGATGGCGCGCAGCGGCAATCAGGAAACGGTCTATATCAGCTATCCGGTGTCGATAAAAAAGGGGCAAAGATTTGCGCTTGGCGGGCATGTAAACACCAGCGTGATGCCCCTCTCGCTGCGTGATGGCGAAGGCTTCGCCGCCGTTTATCAACGCGCGCTGGCGTTTATTACCGCCGCGGCGCCGCACTCGCGCCAACGGTTTAACCAACTGCCCACGCAACAGGTGGTGCAGGCGCTGGGGATCCGCGCGATGCCGATTTCCTTTGCCCAGACCAACCTGCGCGATGCGGCCTTGGCACTGGCCGATTGCGCCACTTCGCCGCTGTTTGAAGCCAACCACGATATGGCCAGCGCGTCGCTTTCCCTGGAATATGAAGATCGGGCCGACAGCGATGCCTTGCAGTTCCGGCTGCGTTTTCGTCAGGACATGTTTGACGAAGAAGATATGCGCGGCTGCGCGGAACATTTCATGCGCTTGATGCAAGCGGCGATGCGCGCGCCTGACGCGCCTTTACGCCACCTCGCCTTTTATCCCGCCGCCGACATGCCGCCAGATGACGACGCGGCCCCCGCGTTGCCGAGAGAAACCCTCAGCGCCCGGTTTGAGGCGATCGCGCTGCGTTATCCGGATAAGATTGCGCTGGAGTTTGAGGGGCTGCATGTCAGCTACCGTGAGCTGAACGGCATGGCGAATAGCCTGGCGCGCGAAATTGCGCTCCGCTACCAAGCGCTGACCGGGGGCGCCCCCCAGGCGGATACGCTGATTGCGCTGTACAGCGAGAAAAGCCTGGAAATGGTGGTGGCGCTGCTGGCGGTGCTGAAAACCGGTGCGGCCTATGTGCCGCTCTCCTGCAATTATCCTCAGGCGCGCATTCGGCATATTCTCGAAGAAACGCGCGCGCCGGTGCTCATCGCCGGGGAAAGCCTGCAGTCGGCCGCCGAGGCGCTGGCGGCGATGATGACGCACGCCGTGTCCGTCCTCACGCTGGGCGATCTGAACCGCCTGCCACACGAGCGGCAGAATCTGCCGGCCGTCACCGGCGCCGACCGGCTCGGCGCGGTGATCTATACCTCGGGATCGACGGGGATCCCGAAAGGCGTGATGCTCGAGCAACACGCGATGTGCGGGTTGGCGACCGCGTCCGGCATCGCTGTCACGCCCGATGACGCGTTGCTCTTCCTCTCGAGCCCGGCGTTCGATGCGGCGACGTTCGAGGTGTGGGGCGCATTGCTCAACGGCGCCAAATTGGTCGTCGTGCGCGACACGGAGGATATCGCCGGCGATGTGCCGCAGCTGGAAGCCTTGCTGCGTCGGCAGCAGGTATCGATTCTGTGGGCGACGCGCAGCCTGTTCGATCATCTTTACCTCAGTCACCCCGACTTGTTCGCCGGGCTGCGCTGTCTGCTGGTGGGCGGGGAGGCGCTGACCGCCACGCTGATGCAGCGCCTGGTGCGGCAAGCCAACCGCCCGCAGCAGGTCATCAATGGCTATGGCCCGACGGAATGCACCACGTTCACCACGATGTACGCCATCGCGGCGGACGAAACCCGCAGCAGCATCCCGATTGGGCGAGCCATACCGGGGCGCGAACTTCATGTGCTGGATCGCTGGCTGCAGCCGTTGCCGCCAGGGCTGGCCGGCGAGCTGTATATCGGCGGAGACGCGCTGGCGCGCGGCTATCTCAACCAGCCGCAGCAGACGCAAGAGCGTTTCATTACGCTGAACGGGCGACGCTTGTATAAAAGCGGCGATCGGGTGCGAGAGTTGCGCGACGGCAACCTGGAGTATCTCGGCAGAAACGATTGCCAGGTAAAAATCCGCGGTTTCAGAATTGAACTCAGCGAAATAGAGAATACGATCAATGCGCTGGAGGGCGTCGAGAAATGCGTCGTGGTGGATGTCGTCCATCGCGATAGCAAGCGCCTTGCCGCTTATGTGCTGATGGCGCGGGGCGAGCCGCTGGATCCTGCCGATTTGCGCGCCCGGCTGGAGCGGATCCTGCCGGATTACATGGTGCCGTCCAGCTATGTCGCGCTCGACGAGATACCGCTGACGGTGAACGGCAAGCTGGATCGCACGGCGCTGCCCGCGCCGCAATTCGCGCAAAGCGAGCGATATGCCGCGCCGCAGAACGCGCTGGAGGCGTTGATTTGCGCCCTGTGGGCGGAGATCCTCGGCGTTGAACGGGTAGGGGTGGATGACGACTTCTTTCGTCTGGGCGGCGATTCGATCCAAAGCATCGTGTTCACCAGCGAATTGAGCAAGTCGGGCTATCACAGCAACTCGCGTGCGGTGTTCGAAACCCGGAATGCGCGGGCGCTGGCCAAGCGCATTTTGCAGCAACGGGAGGCGATTGCGCCGCTCAATGAACAGGGCGAGCTGCAGGGCGAATTCGAATTGCTGCCGATTCAGCGCTGGTACAACGAGCAGCCGCCGCAACATCGCGCCTTCTTCAACCAGACTTTTTTGGTGCGGGTGCCGCCGATGTCCGCCGAGCGCGTGGCCGATCTGGTGAACGGGCTGGCGTCGCGCCATGACATGCTGCGCGCGCGGTTTAGCGCCGACGACGCCGGCGCGCTGGTCGCGCAGCGCTATCTGTCGGTGGCCGACGGCGGCCCTTCATGGGGATACTATGACCTGGCGCTTTGTCGCCAAAGCCGCGCCGAACTTCTGCATCAATGGCAATCGGGGTTTGATCCGGTAGAAGGGCCGCTGTGCCGCTTCGTCTACATTTTCGACAGCAGCGCGCCCGGTTACGCGCTGATGTTCTGCGCATTCCATCATCTGATCATCGACGTGGTGTCCTGGCGCATCATCGTCAGAGACATGCGACGGTTGCATCAGGGGGAATCGCTGTCGGCGAAAGGCACCAGCTACCGGCAGTGGGGCGAGACGTTAAGGCACTACGCGGCGAGCCGGCATGACCAATGCGCTTACTGGTTGGCGATGATCGCCGGGCAACCCGATTACGCCACGCTCAGCGAGGGGGCGCAGAGTCCGGCGTTTTGCCGCTTCGAGTGCGACGCGGCGTTGACGACGCTGTTGATGGACAGCTGTCATCAGGCCTACCGCACCTCGATCCGCGATGTGTTGCTGGCGGCGCTGGCGCCGGTGCTGCAGGCCTGGCATGGCCGTGCGGACAGTTACCTGACGCTCGAACACCATGGCCGCGATATCAATGACGATAAGATCCAGCTCGACGACACCGTCGGCTGGTTCACCGCCTTACTGCCTTTGCGCATCACCGCCCATCAGAGCCCAAAACACACGCTGCGCGCCATCAAGGACGCATTAAGAAAGATGCCGGATCACGGCATCGGCTATTCGGCGCTGAAATACGGTTCAGCGTCGGACGACGAAGCGATAGCCTGCCTGCGGCGCCACCGCTTGCCGGCCATTTCATTCAACTATCTCGGGGTCTTTAACGAACAGACTGACGACGCCTTGTGGGCCTTGATCGACCAAACGGCGGATCTGGAAAACGGCGCGCTGCCGGCGAGCGACAATGTGCTGGATCTGGTGCTCTACGTGCACGGCGACCGACTGAGCATCGTGATGTCGGGCTTATTGCCGCAGGCGACGCTGGCCCGGATCGGTTCGCACTATCGGGAGAGCCTGTCGGCGCTGGTCGCACACTGTTGCCACGAGGCGAGCCAGGGCGTTCGCCTCGCCAGCCCGGGGGACTTCCCCCATGCCAACGTCAGCCTCGCCGAGTTGGACCGCTGGCAGCAACGTCATCGCATCGCCGCCGTTTTCGAGGCTACGGTCACGCAGCGGGAATTGATGTATTTCAACCGGCTTAACCGCGAGTATCAGATCGATCAGGCCGTTTATGAGGTGGCCGGCCCGCTGCAGCCGGAGGTGTTGAACCAGGCCTGGTCGCTGGCGCTGCAGCGATTTGAAATGCTGCGCGCCGGGTTCGGCGATCAAACCCGCCGTGGGCGGCCAAACGTCTTCATCTGCGAGACGCTGCAGGCGCCGATCGCGATCGAGGATTGGACCGATGCGCCGCCGTCCTTGCTGGAAGAAAGGATGGAAGCGCTGTTGGCCCGGGAACGAGAAACCTCGTTTGAGCTGGATGCGCCGCCGTTGATCCGCTGGCGCCTGATCAAGTTGAACGCCGATGAGCACTATCTGGTGCAGACCTTTAACCATATCTTGTTCGACGGTTGGTCCCTCGGCGTTCTGTTCGAACACTGGTTCAACGACTACCTCACCTTGCTGGAAGGGGGCGCGCCGGCGCTGGAAATTAACCGATTTGAGCCTTTCGCCGCTTATGTGCGCGCGCACGGCGACGATCCCGAGGCGCAGGCATTCTGGGCGAACTATTTGCGCGGGGCGCCGGTCAACCAACGTTTGCCGTTGAGCGCTGCGCCGGATGCCGCGCCGCAGGGGCGACGCATGCGGCAATATGGCGCGGAATTCAGCGCGGAACAGGTGGCAAGCCTCACCGCGTTTTGCCGGCGCCAGGGGATCACGGTCAATCAACTGACGCAGCTGGCCTGGATGCTGGCGCTGGCCGAAGCGCTGGCCTGTGACGATATCGCGATCGGCACGACCATGAGCGAGCGCCCGGCGGACATTGAGCAGGTGCAGACGCTGTTTGGCCTGTGTGTCGCCAGCCCGGTGCTGCGCCTGCAGGCGATTCGCCGCCGGCCCATTTATGCGTTGCTGGCCGATATCGCGGCTTCCCAGACGCTGAGGCAGAAGTACGCCTTTTCCGAACTGAACCGCTACGACGAACAATGGGTGCCCACTTCGCCGTTCGGCAGCCTGTTTGTGTTTGAAAACATGCCGCAACCGCAGAAGGATCCGCGCTTGCCGTTTACGTTCCAGGTGACGGATATCGTCAGCGGCAGCAACCACCAGACGGTGCTGTGTTTGTTCCCCGAAGCGGAACGGCTCGCCATTTCACTGTTTTATGATTCTCACGAGATAGCTCAGGAGACCATCGTTGCGGTAGGGCGCCGTTTTCAGGCCATTGCGCTCGCGATCGCCCACCTTCCGCCCGACAGCGAAATCCGCGCCGAAGACGGGATTATCCAGGCGGAGGAGGCGTGA
- a CDS encoding PhoPQ-activated protein PqaA family protein, whose amino-acid sequence MLKRIGYIALICLALIGGRQAMAAEEDRCFADEHSALHTVIPCYNNQLAILPLSYSLKGVDNGHDVSIRHYRLMSQSWSPQDAIRPTQWWHDVDIYIPNGALARKALVLMSDDCACAAAGASGPGKQTAAFSVAMPAALAAESHTVVIVVNRLPYPYLEYQNEGRRRAGEDSQARGWRLFLDDADEYLMMPLAIPMTAALSQTMTLAQRELSRWGIDKFIVAGAASGATAAWLASLSDERIDAVVAMFPDGVAARQVLKHIYRTYGGRWPLAFHPYYQLGIDRRIETPAFDKLMQIADPTAYPPPTAGARPAVPKYVIIASGDERYPPDSTRFYFSASAGEASLRAIADGDRAASRPAAERAILAMIKRRQRDIALPTIEVQGSAADAAVRTLRFSEPPATVRRWSAHNRTARDFRYSCGVRFTPEPLAAAEADRGEFRLAAPAQGWEATFIEAVFNDGFIATTPVFITPDDNYPSAVPAGDGLACETLPGRGLGEDYRHDD is encoded by the coding sequence ATGCTAAAACGCATCGGATACATCGCGCTGATTTGCCTGGCCTTAATCGGCGGCCGGCAGGCCATGGCGGCAGAGGAAGATCGCTGCTTTGCGGACGAACATTCCGCCTTGCACACCGTTATTCCTTGTTATAACAATCAGTTGGCGATATTGCCTCTGTCATATTCGTTAAAGGGCGTGGATAACGGCCATGACGTGTCGATACGTCATTATCGGTTGATGTCGCAATCCTGGTCGCCGCAAGACGCCATCCGGCCGACGCAATGGTGGCACGATGTGGATATTTATATCCCCAACGGGGCGCTTGCCCGTAAAGCGTTGGTGCTGATGAGCGATGACTGCGCTTGCGCCGCCGCAGGGGCGAGCGGGCCAGGCAAGCAAACTGCGGCGTTTTCCGTCGCCATGCCGGCGGCCTTGGCGGCGGAAAGTCACACCGTCGTGATTGTCGTCAACCGGCTGCCTTATCCGTACCTGGAATATCAAAATGAGGGGCGGCGTCGTGCGGGGGAGGATAGCCAGGCCCGAGGCTGGCGATTGTTCCTGGACGATGCGGATGAATACTTGATGATGCCGCTGGCGATCCCCATGACGGCGGCCTTGTCGCAAACCATGACGCTGGCGCAGCGCGAATTGAGCCGGTGGGGGATAGATAAATTCATCGTGGCGGGCGCGGCGAGCGGCGCAACCGCGGCGTGGCTGGCGTCATTGTCGGATGAGCGCATCGATGCCGTCGTCGCCATGTTCCCGGATGGGGTCGCGGCGCGGCAGGTCTTGAAGCATATCTATCGTACGTATGGCGGCCGTTGGCCGTTGGCGTTTCATCCTTATTACCAACTCGGCATCGATCGGCGCATAGAGACGCCGGCGTTCGATAAACTGATGCAAATAGCGGATCCCACCGCTTATCCGCCGCCGACGGCGGGAGCGCGGCCAGCGGTACCGAAATATGTCATCATCGCCAGCGGCGACGAACGTTATCCGCCGGACAGCACGCGATTCTATTTCAGCGCCTCAGCGGGAGAGGCTTCGCTGCGCGCGATTGCCGACGGGGATCGTGCGGCAAGTCGGCCGGCCGCCGAACGCGCCATATTGGCGATGATCAAGCGCCGCCAGCGCGATATCGCGTTGCCGACGATCGAGGTGCAAGGCAGCGCCGCGGATGCTGCGGTGCGCACGCTGCGTTTTTCCGAACCGCCGGCCACCGTGCGGCGCTGGAGCGCGCACAACCGCACGGCCCGAGATTTTCGTTATTCGTGCGGCGTACGCTTCACCCCGGAGCCGTTGGCCGCAGCGGAGGCCGATCGCGGCGAGTTTCGTCTGGCCGCCCCGGCGCAAGGCTGGGAGGCCACCTTTATCGAGGCGGTGTTCAACGATGGGTTTATCGCGACCACGCCGGTCTTTATCACGCCGGACGATAACTATCCGTCCGCCGTTCCCGCGGGCGATGGCCTGGCGTGTGAAACCCTACCCGGCAGAGGGTTGGGTGAAGATTATCGCCATGACGATTAA
- a CDS encoding fimbrial protein yields the protein MMEKKVIMLAFVAAACSSALPALAADGQVNFTGNIVDAACKVTNDLSNPLNVVLGDVARTAFAGGKGSTSSATKFTLEVTDCPDTVKSATVKFDGAADNGDSNVLQLTQETDVATGVGIQLSDISNSVLPLYTASTAYPLASGSGVKNNLDFTARYISTQADVTAGKANSVATFTLNYN from the coding sequence ATGATGGAAAAAAAAGTGATTATGTTGGCATTTGTCGCGGCAGCGTGTTCAAGCGCTTTACCTGCTCTGGCAGCAGATGGTCAGGTTAATTTTACCGGGAATATTGTCGATGCTGCGTGCAAGGTCACGAATGACTTGAGTAATCCATTAAATGTTGTTTTGGGTGATGTGGCCCGAACGGCATTTGCGGGTGGCAAGGGATCAACGTCCAGCGCGACAAAATTCACGCTGGAAGTCACCGATTGTCCGGATACGGTAAAAAGCGCCACCGTTAAGTTTGACGGCGCGGCCGATAACGGCGACAGCAACGTATTACAGCTGACTCAGGAAACGGATGTCGCTACCGGCGTCGGTATCCAACTGTCTGATATTTCTAACAGTGTTCTGCCGCTTTACACGGCGTCGACGGCTTATCCGTTGGCTTCCGGCAGCGGCGTGAAAAATAACCTCGATTTTACCGCCCGCTATATTTCCACGCAGGCAGATGTGACCGCCGGTAAAGCCAATAGCGTCGCCACCTTTACGCTGAATTATAACTGA
- a CDS encoding Cof-type HAD-IIB family hydrolase, translating to MWLAIDGKIKYRAIVSDLDGTLLDPAGNLSDLTVETLNILHARGLEIVIATGRCDADARGIVDGLGFSPAIVSCNGAMVNIEGRPVADKSYFLPRDSQMMLMDYLFACPLHVTLFTQEGWMMAEENPHFADYIKTSGVACRYVEPEAMKRQPILKVLLQGEAALIERFYDEVSQAFGKTLSICKSSAETIDIMDKHISKARSVADYLSAKQIAMRDCLSFGDAMNDLDMLRWAGTGVVMGNAMGELKRALPFNPIALPNSRNGVADYLCREFGLF from the coding sequence ATGTGGCTTGCTATCGACGGCAAAATAAAATACCGGGCGATCGTGAGCGATCTTGACGGAACCTTGCTGGATCCTGCCGGGAATCTGTCTGATCTGACGGTGGAAACGCTCAATATCCTGCATGCCCGCGGGCTGGAAATCGTCATCGCGACAGGCCGTTGCGATGCGGATGCGCGCGGGATTGTGGATGGCTTGGGGTTCTCGCCGGCGATCGTCTCCTGCAATGGCGCGATGGTCAATATCGAGGGGCGGCCGGTGGCGGATAAAAGCTATTTCCTGCCTCGCGACAGCCAAATGATGTTGATGGATTACCTCTTCGCCTGTCCGCTCCACGTGACGTTGTTCACCCAGGAAGGATGGATGATGGCCGAAGAGAATCCGCATTTTGCCGACTATATCAAAACCTCGGGCGTCGCTTGCCGCTATGTCGAGCCGGAGGCGATGAAACGGCAACCGATCCTGAAAGTGCTGCTGCAGGGTGAAGCGGCGCTGATCGAGCGATTTTACGACGAGGTCAGTCAGGCTTTCGGAAAAACGCTGTCCATCTGTAAGTCCTCTGCGGAAACGATAGACATCATGGATAAGCATATTTCCAAGGCCAGAAGCGTGGCCGACTATCTGAGCGCCAAACAGATAGCGATGCGCGATTGCCTCTCTTTCGGCGATGCGATGAACGATTTGGACATGCTGCGCTGGGCCGGAACGGGGGTGGTGATGGGCAATGCGATGGGCGAATTGAAGCGCGCGCTGCCGTTTAACCCGATTGCGTTGCCCAACAGCCGCAATGGCGTTGCCGATTATCTCTGCCGTGAGTTCGGCCTGTTCTGA
- a CDS encoding fimbrial biogenesis chaperone: MRFNRYGALAAFIILLFASTVHAGVVIGGTRVIFNGEKKEASISVENPDKEPYLIQSWLENQQSGVDKIAFIVTPPLFRLDGNQENMLRIVKVGDDLPKDKESLYWMNIKSIPSTTQAGKSNTLQIAVKTRIKLIYRPAPLLRQVPEEVTQQLKWQRVGSELKLTNPTPYYMNFHYVRIGGREMKEVAYIAPMSSEMFALPVAGATSVSWKLINDYGGTGKEHQSGI; encoded by the coding sequence ATGCGTTTTAATCGCTACGGCGCCTTAGCGGCTTTCATTATTTTATTGTTTGCGTCTACGGTTCACGCCGGCGTGGTGATTGGCGGGACGCGGGTGATATTCAACGGCGAAAAAAAAGAAGCGTCAATCAGCGTGGAGAATCCAGATAAAGAACCGTATTTGATTCAGTCCTGGCTGGAGAATCAACAAAGCGGGGTGGATAAAATCGCGTTTATCGTTACGCCGCCTTTATTTCGGCTGGACGGCAACCAGGAAAATATGCTGCGCATCGTGAAAGTGGGCGATGACTTACCGAAAGATAAAGAAAGCTTGTATTGGATGAATATTAAATCCATTCCTTCAACAACCCAGGCGGGTAAATCGAATACGCTGCAAATAGCGGTCAAGACCCGCATTAAATTGATTTATCGGCCGGCGCCGCTGCTCCGCCAGGTACCCGAAGAGGTGACGCAGCAGCTGAAATGGCAGCGTGTCGGTTCAGAATTAAAACTCACCAACCCAACGCCTTATTATATGAACTTCCATTATGTCCGTATCGGGGGGCGGGAAATGAAAGAGGTGGCGTATATCGCGCCGATGAGCAGCGAAATGTTTGCATTGCCCGTGGCGGGCGCAACGTCGGTAAGCTGGAAATTAATTAATGATTATGGCGGCACAGGTAAAGAACATCAGTCAGGTATTTAA